Proteins found in one Lycium ferocissimum isolate CSIRO_LF1 chromosome 6, AGI_CSIRO_Lferr_CH_V1, whole genome shotgun sequence genomic segment:
- the LOC132061271 gene encoding uncharacterized protein LOC132061271, whose translation MDNLFGEIDCRSKSDGIVMGILRCAMDKAHEKVQSEAGSIEFLHERSKFYELAVILVESGLSIVQQETNILESNREKVISDLTEMRHWLLGRINIMKLLINEKDRELTERTENELKLRQVLESKEKEVIFLRDKLENRRTMSEGSLDLGLLLKNNEAKESDSKSDSELLNEERFQEDDFYGSYNHIPKIKPMIDSLRPEQNKEKDNGEMVRVEKQWRCTIEKDILFVLIRGFINDIKQRFEIELRNFLGDQIPVGFSNENLSEFISEMTTLCQELEAFYSRYNEDNKTTSSNQDLLGHLKNIKRTCSEPLPKFDQEDQEVGGSNYVAKLIKNHQSVIRKQLEDRNVMKKEVIEGEKSTLHKKDKELDFLNRMIKHVITRLDDISSMNVKSVDKEYVKWEEKFTKENLSRSVMGDKLVTSDCACEIIKDEVGSLKEEVDNLNLQILILEEIHLTLYEGLFKDQSVACFKSIQNTKSTSTLLLRQFVVEDGNSETFVKDILDGSIIPETIGSLLKEDVYEVFFVEMFKAWKEESDDFDMEVHIREELYNCIMAEAVKDEISEYLNSAKNKKVEFDGTEESPIQKLDSLLKSLESEEDLMVKTSFEIEEHNVCHEQEILECEGVEEHETIEWLLNDDESTFSSMNEKLEIAMKQLSTSKELLFDLEQSLGFSADALSKSSDDCLLYTNTSLVVEMEKSSQESIAQVEDSKVALLNLSDFHQVIQEFEVNVVKNLVMKSSRIEELKHQFHNLIVEPVSLIKKRKLLYKKAFLARCQNLKLAETEVFDILKLIKDELAHGVACASSS comes from the exons ATGGATAACCTGTTTGGTGAAATAGATTGTAGATCAAAGTCAGATGGAATAGTGATGGGAATTCTAAGATGTGCAATGGACAAAGCACATGAAAAGGTGCAGTCTGAAGCTGGATCAATCGAGTTTCTTCATGAGAGATCAAAGTTTTATGAATTGGCAGTAATCCTTGTGGAATCAGGCCTAAGCATTGTTCAGCAAGAGACGAATATTCTTGAAAGCAACCGCGAAAAAGTCATATCAGACTTAACAGAAATGAGGCATTGGCTCTTGGGAAGGATTAACATAATGAAGCTCTTAATCAATGAGAAAGATAGAGAATTAACAGAGAGGACAGAAAATGAATTAAAACTCAGACAAGTTTTGGAatctaaagaaaaagaagtcatTTTTCTTCGTGATAAGTTGGAGAATCGGAGAACGATGAGTGAGGGCTCCCTAGATTTGGGGTTACTACTCAAGAACAATGAAGCTAAAGAAAGTGACTCAAAATCTGATTCAGAACTTCTCAATGAGGAAAGATTCCAAGAAGATGATTTCTATGGAAGTTACAACCATATTCCTAAAATAAAGCCAATGATCGATTCATTGAGGCCGGAACAGAACAAA GAAAAGGATAATGGTGAGATGGTTCGTGTAGAGAAGCAATGGAGGTGTACAATTGAGAAAGATATATTATTTGTCTTGATAAGAGgttttattaatgatattaaaCAAAGGTTTGAAATAGAGTTGAGGAACTTTTTAGGTGATCAAATTCCAGTGGGATTTTCAAATGAGAACTTGTCAGAATTCATCAGTGAGATGACAACGTTATGCCAGGAACTAGAGGCCTTTTATAGTAGATATAATGAGGACAACAAAACTACTAGTAGCAATCAAGACTTATTAGGCCATTTGAAAAACATAAAACGAACGTGTAGTGAGCCTTTGCCAAAATTTGATCAGGAGGACCAAGAAGTTGGTGGAAGTAACTATGTTGCTAAGCTGATTAAGAATCATCAATCTGTTATAAGGAAGCAATTAGAAGATCGAAATGTTATGAAAAAGGAAGTAATTGAAGGGGAGAAATCCACATTACACAAGAAAGACAAGGAACTTGATTTCTTGAACAGAATGATAAAACATGTCATCACAAGATTGGATGATATAAGCTCAATGAATGTTAAGTCAGTCGATAAAGAATATGTGAAATGGGAAGAGAAATTTACTAAGGAAAATTTATCCAGGTCTGTCATGGGAGATAAATTGGTAACTAGTGATTGTGCTTGCGAAATCATAAAAGATGAGGTGGGATCACTAAAAGAAGAAGTGGATAATTTAAATTTGCAGATATTAATCTTGGAAGAGATTCATTTGACCCTTTATGAAGGTTTGTTCAAGGACCAAAGTGTGGCTTGTTTTAAGTCAATTCAAAACACTAAAAGCACTAGTACTTTATTGCTACGCCAATTTGTTGTAGAAGATGGGAATTCAGAAACATTTGTTAAAGATATTCTAGATGGCAGCATCATACCAGAGACTATAGGGAGCCTATTGAAAGAGGATGTCTACGAGGTTTTCTTCGTGGAAATGTTTAAGGCATGGAAGGAGGAAAGCGATGATTTTGATATGGAGGTTCACATAAGGGAAGAATTATACAATTGTATCATGGCTGAAGCTGTGAAAGATGAAATTTCAGAATATTTGAATTCAGCTAAAAATAAGAAGGTGGAATTTGATGGAACTGAGGAAAGTCCGATTCAAAAACTTGATTCTTTGTTAAAATCTCTCGAGTCAGAGGAAGATCTGATGGTCAAAACAAGTTTTGAGATAGAAGAACACAATGTGTGCCATGAACAAGAAATCTTGGAATGTGAAGGGGTTGAGGAGCATGAGACTATTGAATGGTTGTTGAATGATGATGAGAGCACTTTCAGTTCTATGAACGAAAAACTAGAGATCGCAATGAAACAACTATCTACAAGCAAAGAATTGTTGTTTGATTTGGAGCAAAGTCTTGGCTTTTCAGCTGATGCGTTATCAAAAAGTAGTGATGATTGTCTTCTATACACAAATACTAGTCTTGTGGTTGAAATGGAAAAATCATCACAAGAGTCCATTGCGCAAGTAGAAGACAGCAAAGTGGCACTTCTCAATCTATCAGATTTTCATCAAGTGATTCAAGAATTTGAGGTCAATGTAGTTAAAAATCTAGTCATGAAATCATCGAG GATAGAGGAACTGAAACATCAATTTCACAACTTAATTGTTGAACCGGTTTCcttaataaagaaaaggaaactaCTTTACAAGAAGGCTTTCTTAGCAAGATGTCAGAATCTAAAATTGGCTGAAACTGAG GTGTTTGACATCTTAAAGCTCATCAAAGACGAGTTAGCTCATGGAGTTGCTTGTGCTTCTTCTTCTTAG
- the LOC132061270 gene encoding uncharacterized protein LOC132061270, with protein MVDPQKIQAVKEWARPTSVIEIRSFVGLASYYCQFVKGQRRWIELLKDYDITILYHLGKADVVADVVADALSRKSTSKVLACVEARSSFLKQIKAKQFEDAKVKYEHQKPESTLQRMPILEWKWERIVMDFVVGLRKTLGKFHSIWVIVDRLTKSAHFVPVKITYDAEKLAKVYIREVLRLHRVPISIVSDRGTTFTSRSPIGWFDAFEVRPWGTDLLRESLEKLKVIQAKPLAAQNRQKEYADSKVRDLEFEEEEQVLLKVSPMKGVMRFGKNVLLDENPSYEEEPTAILDRDVRKLRSKEIASVKVKWENRPVEEATWETEADMRSKYPQLFAESGFMPLFLCDLICSGCIVMRS; from the exons atggtggatcctcagaaaattcaggcagtcaaGGAATGGGCTAGACCCACATCAGTGATCGAGatccgtagttttgtgggtctggctagctactaTTGTcagtttgtgaaagg ACAGCGGAGGTGGATAGAACTActaaaggactatgacatcaccattttgTATCACCTTGGTAAGGCTGATGTGGTGGCtgatgtggtagctgatgcattGAGCCGGAAGTCGACTA GcaaggtgttggcttgtgttgaggctcggtCATCATTTTTAAagcagattaaggctaagcagtttgaagatgctaag gtgaagtatgagCATCAGAAACCTGAGAGTACATTGCAGAGAATGCCCATTCTAGaatggaagtgggaaagaatagttATGGATTTTGTAGTGGGCCTTCGGAAGACATTAGGGAAGTTTCACTCcatctgggttattgttgataggttgactaagtctgcccacTTCGTTCCggtgaagataacttatgatgcagagaagttggctaAGGTTTACATTCGGGAGGTACTTAGACTCCACagggttcctatttccatcgTATCCGACAGGGGCACCACGTTCACATCCAG gtctcctattgggtggttcgaTGCGTTTGAGGTGAGGCCTTGGGGCACTGATCTTCTGAGAGAGTCCTTAGAGAAGTTaaaggtgattcaagccaagCCGTTGGCAGCACAGAATAGGCAGAAAGAGTATGCGGACAgcaaggtccgagatcttgagttcgAGGAAGAGGAGCAAGTGctattgaaggtctcacccatgaagggtgtgatgaggtttgggaaaaaCG tGTTGTTAGATGAAAATCCTTCATATGAGGAAGAGCCCACTGCTATCCTTGACAGGGATGTccgcaagttgaggtccaaggaaatagcCTCTGTAAAAGTTAAGTGGGAGAATCGACCAGTGGAAGAAGCCACTTGGGAAACAGAGGCGGATATGCGTAGTAAATACCCTCAGCTTTTCGCCGAATCAG GCTTcatgccattattcctgtgtgatttaATCTGCAGTGgttgtattgtgatgagaagttaa
- the LOC132061272 gene encoding uncharacterized protein LOC132061272 produces MVADDIAFEKDNKTVRGHLLNHMTNPLFDLFVTNKSAKEVWDSLEKKYGADDAGKKKYIIGQWIKFQIVDNKPIMEQVHEYENLTADELISHMRTEEANRLKDEMEALSLNSPKINLAKISGTVVKDRASQCNQRQGQNSKQGGQGASQANLGEGNDVITIVVAEANLVVNKTDWVFGHGASRHLSANKELFNNFEESTDGEYVYMGNSTTAGVMCYIPCFEQWDNMSELR; encoded by the exons ATGGTTGCTGATGATATTGCATTTGAAAAAGATAACAAAACTGTTAGAGGACATCTGTTGAACCATATGACTAACCCTCTGTTTGATTTATTTGTTACTAACAAATCTGCTAAGGAAGTATGGGACagtttggaaaagaaatatgGAGCTGATGATGCAGGGAAGAAGAAATATATTATTGGCCAATGGATTAAGTTCCAGATAGTTGACAATAAGCCAATCATGGAACAGGTTCACGAGTATGAGAACTTGACTGCTGAT GAACTGATCAGTCACATGAGGACTGAGGAGGCAAACCGTCTCAAAGATGAAATGGAAGCTCTTTCTCTTAATTCTCCTAAAATTAACCTTGCGAAAATTTCTGGTACTGTTGTGAAAGATAG GGCTTCTCAGTGCAATCAAAGACAAGGGCAAAACTCGAAGCAGGGAGGACAAGGTGCTTCCCAAGCCAATCTTGGTGAGGggaatgatgttattactattgtgGTCGCTGAGGCGAATCTTGTGGTTAACAAGACTGATTGGGTCTTTGGACACGGCGCTTCAAGGCATCTTTCTGCTAATAAGGAGCTATTCAATAACTTTGAGGAGTCTACTGATGGCGAGTATGTCTACATGGGTAACTCCACTACAGCTGGagttatgtgttatatcccgtgttttgaaCAATGGGACaatatgagtgaattacgataa